TACAATGAAAATGCGCTatgaaatgtattaatatttaaagaaaatgttatatttaacatttacaacataaaatttataatatattgattgtTCTTGCAAATAGACggaagatataaaaaaagattgtaaattaTACCCGAAATTAGTACGAAGAAATTATaacgaattaataattattaaacttctGAATTACAAGACAGAAATATTTACGTATGATTGATGATAGCAGTAACAGTAgatgcaaaataatttcttgtatttaatattttctcaattttaatcaaaaactttaatttattataagtatacTTACAATTATGAAGCAAaactaaatatacatttatgtacaaaatctCAATGACATATTATGTACACAATCTTTGTTAGCATGTTATCTTGTTAcacatattgtaatatataaaatttaatattttattttgtttttatagtaacagattcttataatttttgcttGAAATATATTTCTGGAAAAGATATAGaacatattttatagaatttttgtttctttgttgtataaaaagacaattaaataataaatatattagtcTCATAATTAATCAGAGCTTTATTGTAAAGAActactttcattttttattcaaatatcaagtttaatacaaatatttttttgtatattatataattttttattcacaagacattgtatctaaatatttaaataaatttcgagttaaaatttatttttctgcatAAAAAATGCTTATATAAAGTTCATCGTGCCTTTTTGAAAATAACAAGTGTTCATAATATTACATTCTAATAATCTTACAAAAGATGATCGAAAGATATCACGTCATAAAAtactatgtatatattattgctcttactgaaaaattattgtagataTAGAATATATGTGAAAtagaattgtttatttattttgtgttatcaattatattaatcatttattcatttataattgtgcataaaaataaaaaaccactAAATatattatcgaaataaatttatttataaatcttccCTTAGATACCCTTTCCTTAGAGACAAGcgtcttaaaaaataaattggtaGACactgttttgtaaaatttatctacAGAGGAAGATAAAGATTCAGCTATTTGACCCTTCCTCACATATTTATCTACAATATGGCGCGTAAATATCTTACAATGATGAGAAATTTCCAATGAATTGGTAATTAATCAATGTGATCAAATTCTAGTCTTTCTTCTTGACGATAAGTGGACCCACATTGTCATTGCATTCCTTGTTATGACGTCCGTGAGTACCGTCACAGTATGGCcactatataaaaaatgattaagaataatacatatattgagATCCTACgtatatgcacatatatacacacacacacaacttttaataaaaaaaattgtttttgagatTATACATAAACAAGGTATATTTGTAATAGAAACAGGATTGTTAGtgaaacagaaaaaattattttctgatttgtcctgattggtttttaaaaaaatttcctgaCTGAAACCTAAGGTATGTACAATGAATAAAAGCaaagagaaaaaatacaaaaattttgtattacaaaaagTAGAGGAGAGTAGGCTAAATTGGACCGTGTTCGAAATAggatctttttattaaatgaatgTGGTTAAGCAGATTTACGtaccatttataatgtaaagtccttataaaTCATGTGATAACAATTTAACAGTTCTCTGTCATAACATTCTTAGACGCAAATATGCATTTTTAGTCAtcgtgtaaaaaatttaaaaaaaaagaaaattcttgtaaatcattatttaaaaggtattaaaagtttgaaagataattaatttaaaatcattaatgagtgtagaattcaaaaatataagcGTTTTGTGATCACTTCCgcagtttattgtaaaatttgttacaaaattctAAAGAACTCGTGTTCAAATCGAACTTTTACATCGAAATTGCAACGTGATCATAGCACTGGTGATCGACCGACCAAATCTggtcctagaaatgttaaattagtaaaatattatgcgTCATTGCACTCGAAAtagttgtattttattaatttcaattttaattatataataacgataTCATAACATGATCGTCAGGAAAcgtctaattatataaattgttactaatttttttctttttaataaaatttttatttttgactatCAAACTGCTCTTTTTTactcaatactaaaaaaatatatatattaaaatcttttacaatTCTATCTAACAGTAAAAATAGAAGTGTCCGATTTGAACCATTGATTCTAAATCGAACTGGAAACAGCGTTTTcacattttccattatagttcaacacaAGTGAGATATACGTCAAAATggtctgaagcaaaaatgaagagaattaaattatttttccaacggCACCTTCAGTTTTACTTTATTTGCACCTTATAGAGAGCAAAACCTGCAAATAGGTATGACTTACCCCACTCTCCcctataatacaaaaaaatagaaaatgtcaaaataaaaaatctaattattgtagtacttttaaaatattttaaacataaaaaatttaaattttgcactTTTGAAAGCaaagcatttatttttttctttatttttgcaatttcttaAATCTTGTCAGAGACACAAGATTCTGCACACACTAGAGGAATATTACATATTaggaatagaaataaaaattttagaatcagttttctcaatgaatacTATATACagataagtaataaataatgttgTATTTTATATGACACATTTATGTTTTACGTTTTATTCTATTATGCATTACGTGTAATATTCATTAAGAAAGCTGAATCTAagattttaattcctattcataatatgtaatatttctctattatgCGCAAAGCCTTAGACCTCTGAATAGTCGTCGCAACCATATTATAATCGTAACATCATAAATGACATCTTGGAGTTTCTTACACgtcaataaataaagaaaatttagataaaacaaaataatgagatcGCTGTGTAAAAtcaacacttgtaaaaatgaataaaaactaTCCTTTTCCCCcttaacagtcagtaaatagttgtaaaaagcacgtGAAATGAAGTTTCAAGCAGAAAAACGTATAGACAGCTGTTGAAAGgaatgaaaaatatgcttttacatataaaaaaaataactttacttCCGGCCCATTTTTACTAGTTCAGTTAAGTAtaagacaagtcatattttcacaataaaacatgTAATAACGAAACAAAATTTGATCAACACGTCATTTTTCACGCCCATTAGTTCTAATTCCTTTCGCAATATTATATCGCTATCGTCAACACGGAGTTTTTAACTGACTACTCAGGACTCAGAAGCTATAATTTCGAGTTTCttgatttttaattcttttatttaatctaccatttatttaattggctttcatctttttttatccATGTTATATCTCGTATGTTGAAATTGATTTGGAATATTTCTCGTGAAAATTCGcatcttaattattaatttttctctttctttctaatttCAACTCTACTTACAACTTAGACTGTATTGTATACTTATCTTTGTATGATAATCAATTGATTGACTTTCTATTACAATACgccaataattttatctttgttttgcACATTGTTCATTAAGATTTAACCagctcaaaaaaataaataaaacaccatgttataattactattttattttttattgtgatactataatttttgaaatattcaataatatttgtatataaaatgaagATAAAACATCTCTTGTAATAAATCAGTtcgcattttaaaaaatgcaattaaaaacattgtaaatattttatataatttttttacaatcttccTGTGAGTTGCAAAAcgtcattaatattttgtttgattttgcAAAAGCCAACatattatagtttattaacTGTCTGATTTCTGTATCATTtgatgtaaaattgtaaaattgtaaaaatcataaaatcatgcaaataatactttcttaaataattttaaaaattctattaaataacttctaaaaaagtaaaattaaaaaatttagatttaatattacagtaattTAAACTTGTTTCggattaataaatttcttgattCTCTAATTTGTTTCAGATTTTCTCTGACCACTAACAATCCTACTAAAAaactttcattgaaaaatacaataattaagagtaatttttacttaatttaatcaCATGTGCTTATACTTCCTTGTAAGAAACAAAATGGAATATGAAAAcagtgaaaaatttaatcaatttattgattaataattatcactAAAATTTAGTTCTTGATTATAATAAACGAttacaacttttatcttaaaataaatgtcgagcattatttaattaaattcttaattattgattaataaaatattcattaaaataaattgtatttaattctaattaatttaattgattaattaaaaataattaactattGTTGATTAAAAACtgaatcattaattattaatcgttAGCTTTAGTAGCTGATTATAGCATTGATCGATAGTTGGagaatattcattaatattcattaattaatagGAAAATCACCAACAATATTAGTACAGCCTTCCTAAAGTGATAACCTcttatttctcgaaaactaaacattgcactgtatataatgataaaaacattatttacttagctaattaaagaaataaaaacccatAGTTCATACATTTATCCattctttctatataaaagttgctaaaaactcaatttaaaagcaaaaataaaatatatatgattttcttttacaaattgcatagtttaaacaatactaagtatattattgataattagattaaatcattttacatcTTTGTAGCTTCCAAAaactattttgtttatattttttacttccatatttttttcatagtacagttttaaatcataaaatcaCTGTACAGCGTAAGCAGGTATACTTCCCCTGAGAATAGACAACTACAAAATCTTCAATTACAATATTGACAAGTGTGTTTCATTAATTTCCTTACATTTTCTTCAATAccttaaaataggaaaaatagcATCAAACGCGACAAATCCAAGTCCTAGATTTAAGGTACCAGAAAAACGAAGGAGAGTTTAATTTTAGccttttataaactttattgtttaatatacaaaaatatatattttattacttacttTATCAATTTAACTTATAGTTAACTCTGTCTTACTATAATAAATAGTTAACTCTTATCCTGCAAGACTGTCTGAATTCTGCTATTACTGCCTACTGTATCAGTTTTAGGGcccaatttttcaaattatatactCTTTTTGGgttatgttgcaaaaacattataaaatacaaaagagtAATATAAAAACTACTATCTCATCTGAGAAAAAACTTTCTAacttattttcatgtttttacaaagttttatttttaacttttgtttaagaaatattacccAAAAACAAAGTAGTATACCAATATTAGTGATTTTcctctaataaataatttatcaattaatatcgatttaaatatctttttgataTAACAAAAACATTCTTTAGCTCATTTGTAATTAttcgtaaaaattataaatatttttgaaatataattaaaaattaatgattaataactgataattttctaatcaatattattggCTTCTTATTTCAACAATCGATTAAATCAAGCATGATTATacttatcattaatttttaattgattacttTAGATAAGTGAAAACTCAATGAATTAAATGAAAAcctttaataatttcattaattgtttacattaattataattatatatattttcatttttaatcaattatgtgagttaataaataaattattgattactgctcaatacaatattaaattgtataatttttagatcttaaaaaactataaagagaAAAACTTACATTTTCAGATCTCCAGCAGCGACAAAATACAGCTTTTTCAGAGATATCTTCGATATCAACAGTGTCCACCACTTTTGCAATGTCTTTCTTTACTTTGAGATTAACACAACCATTTggctataaaataaataatttgcgtTATATGTAagactttttataatatattggaacacatggaaaataaatataaagaatgcagtttaaaaaattacatagttATAAACTTTACCATCTAATATATGgcaagttaataacaaattaacaaCAGATATATGAAAAGTCATTGTATGGAAGTTACATAACTTTTCTAGTGATATCAAAATGGATCAACTCAACATAACTGTTGTTGTCCTTGATACTTTCTACTGTGAAACAGTAAAACACATACCGTAGGTCTGCCGTGAGGACAAAACGCTCTGTAGGACATATATCCCATACCTACGACAAAGGCAGTGGGTGGCAAAAGGGCGAACCAGTCCTTCactgatataaagaaaaaaaaataagataaaatgaattaaaagaaattgaacaGTCCTTTAAATCAAGAGGTTATGTTGGAGTCTCGAAAACGATATAATTGTAGTATAATTGTTGacacaaagtaataaaatgtacGAGCAGAAATTACCTCCCAGTCGGAACCATCCGCCTATCGAATCTGGAATCGGTAAACCGGCCAGATAATTCGGGACGGACACTTTGACAAGACGTGCGATCGGTTCCATAGTCGATTGGTCAACTAGTGACGGCGCTATATAATTATCAGCATCCTGCTGACAGTGCTGGGCAATGGTTAAGAAAAACCTTCTGCAAACTCTCGtgatatatgttttttttttcatgtcaaGAGAATGGTGCAATCGCTAAATTGTAAAACCAaactacttattttttataccctttcttttcaattttttttaaataatatttttaagggttttgcatatttttaatttaatttattaagatataagaaaaaataccttgaatttttttagttttttttaagttttatagaATAAGCAATCTTACATACACAATACAGCAAAATTCACACATGTATAAAAACttctctctaataaaaatatagatatattatacatatacatatataattttcatatttttcagattttattaagatttcttcagaaattattaaataagaaattcttaaaatataccatataaatattaaaataaacatataaattcaTATGCATAATAAATCTGTAGAAAAGATAgactttttcatctttttttttttttatctgacaGTCAGAaccttaatttt
The Solenopsis invicta isolate M01_SB chromosome 16, UNIL_Sinv_3.0, whole genome shotgun sequence genome window above contains:
- the LOC105197362 gene encoding CDGSH iron-sulfur domain-containing protein 2 homolog, giving the protein MEPIARLVKVSVPNYLAGLPIPDSIGGWFRLGVKDWFALLPPTAFVVGMGYMSYRAFCPHGRPTPNGCVNLKVKKDIAKVVDTVDIEDISEKAVFCRCWRSENWPYCDGTHGRHNKECNDNVGPLIVKKKD